Genomic segment of Hydra vulgaris chromosome 08, alternate assembly HydraT2T_AEP:
aaaattgcccatataaatatcattgttattacaaaaaataatttttaaaaagtacccGGGTAATCGGAAAGAAAATTTGGGTAACCTGTAAGATAATAACCCAGGTAAAAAACGctaatatgtgtgtgtgtatatatataaatatatattcctctagttttgacatctaaatttattatttgtggTAAAAAACAGCTCTTAACGACACTGTGTTTCCAGAAGACAAAATCAAGTACTCTTTATGTCAAAACCATGAagaataggtagaacatgcaaggagtgccGCTGCATTGACTGATGAGTTGATAGAAAATGCAAGGGGTGTTGCTACGTTAACTGAGAGATAGATAAATATTGCAAGGGGTGAGGGTTTGATTTGGgtaggcagtctatcaatttaaaaaaattattttcaaaaattttttaatcttttccagttttctaaattttttttaaaaaaaacaaacaaacataaaggTGACACTTTATggtaaaaattaaagacaaccaagcaagaaaatatataaagatatatagatagatatgtatgtatatatagatctatatattttatatatgggCGCTTCAAAAATATGTGCCTTTACTTTATTGTAGTTTTAGAGTTCATTCTTGTTTTTACCTATATAATCAGGTTTGGTTAATATAGCAATTAATTCCTAAGTTAATATTTGtacttataaaaagaataaatagatctatttctttggtatttattttctatttttttaatgttttagaatTCAATCAGACACAACCTTTCTTTGAATCGCTATTTTCTTAAAGTTCCACGATCTCAAGATGAGCCAGGAAAAGGCTCTTTTTGGCGTATTGATTTATCATGTGAAACGAAACTGATGGAGCAAGCATTTAGAAAGAGAAGACAGAGAGGTGTGGCTTGTTTCAGGCCTCCTTATATATCTTCCAGGtaatttaaaaaccaataaattaatagatttaattttaataattttgctttatgatttttttcattttttcttctgctatcaaaatatacaataattacaATAGGTCTGCTCCAGTTTCACCTACTCAAGGTGTGATGTTACCTCCATCATTTAAACCACAGTCAAGAAATAATGAAGATGATCAACAAGATTTAAATAATCTTGAAGAACAGAATGATCTTAACCTAACTTTACCCCCTGCTTTGCAGCCTGTTAGAATTTCTTCGATTAGTGCCCAACCTAGTCCTCGCTCtgtattttttacatcaaataaGTTTATTGGTACAGTAAGTTCAGGACAAGTAATTCAAGCTGCTCCAAGTCGTACTCCATCTGgcatttatttacaaacaaatgatAGGCAACCCACTGAAGTTCGATCACCTATTAACCCACCAACAACAATGATGTTTCATCAGCCAATTAAGTCCCCATTACTGAGTCCTAGTCAAAATGGAAATCACTCAACATCTTCATTTAGCCATACAACCATTGTGACATCCGTAGTACCTTCTGCACAATTACTTACTTCTGCTCAACTTTTGAGTGTAAATGCATTAAATCATATGATGAACCAACAACAGGGCTCAATGATTCCTATTACTTTTTCAGTCACAGGTTCGCATTTAGATGCTCTTCAAGCTTCAAGTTCTAGCGAtgacaaaaaagatttaaacaaagaaGCTTTTTCTATAACAGATATACTAACTACAAGAAACATAGgtatagatatattattatatttttttttttataatcatacGTCTAATAAAggtaaacttaatttttaatgacttttttttagttagtcaGCAAAATTCGGTCAACGGCTTAATTGGCAAAGTTGCTTCAGTGGCTTATCAAAATTGTAACAGTCCTCAAACTGTTGTTGTGTTAGCCCCCTCTTCTAGTATTCTTCAGAATCCTACTGAAGCTTTACAAGCAGCAAAACGTGCTTATCCTCGTCCAGCCCTTATTCAAAccgaagacattaaaaaaagaaaattaagtgATCCAATCACTTCTAACGTGGAGTCCAATAAGCATAGTCGACCTTCATTAACATTACGTCATCAATTACAACAAGGTTCATTAGTGCATAGTTCGAATGCTGTTTTTCAACTTCAGCAACAAAGTGTTAGTCGTTTGTTGCAACCGTTACAACAATCGCAGCAagacaatgaaaaaaaagtattaaacagTTCTGAATATTTAGAAGCTTCTGCAGAAGAAAGTTTACACCGAGAAAAATTGGAACAAGAATGCAAAAATAGAGTTCCGGCTGATACAATGCTCTCCGGTATGGGATCGGCTGTGTGCGTTACATCAGCTAACTCATAATAGCATTGCTAATATTGTTTTGAGAAGTCCCAAGTATATGCAATAGTGGTTTGTTGCATTGGTGAAGACCTTTATAATTTAAGGATTTCCGTGAAGCAATAAATCACCATGCTGAACGAGGCCAACCACTATTTCAAATAGAATCAGGCTGagaatacaaaatactttttattctcACAAAATTTTCTCGAAGTTAATTTCAAAATGCCGCATTAGGAATGGAGTTAACGCAGCCTAgtgaacaaaacaaaagtagGCTTTATCTGTAAGATAAACACGACAGTCAAAATCATAAACAACTTAACatacagaaattatttttttttatacatatatatattgaagtgtgttgataatgtaaatatttttttagaacacATTATATTTGCGTATTTTTTTGTGGTATTCTCATAGGGGaccgtccataaattacgcaacacaaaatatattttaaaaactgaagtaGGAGATATTAAGCTCTTTTACGCGGCGATTTTCGTTAAACTTAATgcgcaatttttattttttattcaaattaagactctgcgagggaaaacttttaatcttttttgttttgtttattgtgaaagtttgcgttacgtaatttatggacaatcccaggagagtaaattaaaaaattacaaaatcagGTATGCTTAAATGGCTCTcaaactttatcttttaaaaatcaaccgcataaagttttttaaagataaaaatgtttttaattacattgCTCTTCTCGAA
This window contains:
- the LOC100202276 gene encoding forkhead box protein K2, with product MACVSDEHEDPALALLSLRQGDSQNEKLKKPAWANNSPIAKLAGREFEYMVRQNRISIGRNSKLGDVDINMGHSSFISRKHLEIKYESPFFYLSTRGKNGVFVDGQFYRKGSERILLKNKCVLRFPSTNIKVWFTSLLDKSSTDNLLASPPRQRSIIPLRISIPDADSVYSSPAPSPSGTISVPNSCPVSPAQQNLPTPPDSQSSGQHQSYTSELLAAASAAADDDKEDSDGIDEFCEKSSQDSSDEAITPTSILPPMSIDGKSKNSGEKPPYSYAQLIVQAITSSADKQLTLNGIYQFIMKNYPYYRINDKGWQNSIRHNLSLNRYFLKVPRSQDEPGKGSFWRIDLSCETKLMEQAFRKRRQRGVACFRPPYISSRSAPVSPTQGVMLPPSFKPQSRNNEDDQQDLNNLEEQNDLNLTLPPALQPVRISSISAQPSPRSVFFTSNKFIGTVSSGQVIQAAPSRTPSGIYLQTNDRQPTEVRSPINPPTTMMFHQPIKSPLLSPSQNGNHSTSSFSHTTIVTSVVPSAQLLTSAQLLSVNALNHMMNQQQGSMIPITFSVTGSHLDALQASSSSDDKKDLNKEAFSITDILTTRNIVSQQNSVNGLIGKVASVAYQNCNSPQTVVVLAPSSSILQNPTEALQAAKRAYPRPALIQTEDIKKRKLSDPITSNVESNKHSRPSLTLRHQLQQGSLVHSSNAVFQLQQQSVSRLLQPLQQSQQDNEKKVLNSSEYLEASAEESLHREKLEQECKNRVPADTMLSGMGSAVCVTSANS